The nucleotide window tatatgatttttatttaaatttaattatataaatattgatTTGATTATATCTTTAATAGTTTCCATTTTTAATTGTGAGCTTTTGGTTGAGCTGGATTTGAATGAAGTACAATGATGTTCccatctttaatttttaaaataattttttagttttGCCCAGCATAGCTAATCTTCTATACAGCTTTGCCCTCCATCTCCAAAAAAACTTAAAACAAATATCAATGTTAAAAAATTCGTAACgaattaattaaaaatcaataatttattgtatgcaaacttttACCACTGGGACAAAATAGAGGTTGAATCTTTTTTAGAAAAACAGGTTTATATGTATTGGATGTTTGATCCGGTTTGCTTAAACAATGACACCAAACCATGCTTTGAGTCATCTTCCTTTGTGGCTATTAAAGGAGAGTTGAGGATCCATTGAATCTGCTCTAActctaaatatatgtatattttatatcAAATCTATTCCTTGTGTATGCAAAGATCCACCTTAATTACTTTTGCAAAAGAAGACAAacaaacacatacatacatacatacatattccaTTGGCAGCAAATTAAAGATTATATCTTCAAAAGTGAAAAATGATGTTTGAGATTCTTCTTTTACTCTCTCATTATAACTACTCCACTTTTGATTTACTTACTTTAAAGCTTAATTAATTATGTGGATTATAACAAAGTTAAGTAATCTTCAATATTTTactccccccccaaaaaaaaaaaagtcacagCTAAGAGAAAATagctttattttataaaaaatcacaGTATAATCTTTGACTAATCTATATAAGATTGTTTCCTTTTTCCACAACATTAGTCCTTAATCAAGGGCTGGTATAGATTTAAAATGGGTTTTTACAAATAATGTCATTTGATTTAAAATTATCGGATTGTATCTTTTATAAAGGGAAGTGATTcatttatgtatatttttatatgattttCGTTTTAATGGTCTAACTATTGAATTTATTACTATAATTGTACTTGTTATATAAAGTTCTAAGTCGATTCAATATCTCTATTATATAGATATAAAATattgtttatattaatatttattgaacATTAATTcgatttttacataaaataaatagtaaaaaatttaatttaaatcaaattcaacatatgtGATCTTTATGAatagaatataaaatataatgattAGATCGTTGAAATGTTAAATCATACAAAAATATACAAAAGGTACTAATAATTTTATACTAgtgtaaataaatatattattttacttaaatattactcgctataaaattttaaaattagtctACAATTTTGacctttaaaataaatatatatatatatatatatatatatatatatatgaattttagttgttttcttttttttggtaGGAATATGAGATTCACCATTCAAAATACATCATGGTTATAAAGTTATATGCTGCATTCACCATATTTTGGatgatatattattttaattcattaatgTAAATTACATGATCTTCTTTTATGACTTTTCTTCCAAAGATTGATCCGCCAGCCATTggaaataatttatttcattaaaacaTTAGATTTATGTCATACACAAAGTCATCCAAGTTTTCTTTTTTCCCACAAATAAGTAATTAACAATTAAAAAAGTCAACAAGGAGTTCCTCAAATTCAATCCTCTTTTATGTTGGATTTATTCTAACAATTGTTAGATATACTTTGTCAAAGTCTTGCAATGTCAAGACGAGTCTTGTTAGAAAATTACATTGCATTTCAGCAAATTAACACTTCTCTTTATTATTTGTCACTCACATCTTTTATAATTCCTTCTCATCTTATTAACTTAATAAGAAAAACCTAAACTGCATTATGGTTGACACAAGAGTGGCACCTAAAATAGAAAAACATCACATTCAcctctttatattttataaagttataaataattaaattgcattttgatacctataaaattttaatttaatttttaaaaatattaaaaatataaattaatacaaTATTAAATAACTCGAAAAACACATAACTCGATTCTTATCCTAAATTCTGCCTTAATTCAATTACAGCTCATAAATTAGAAAAGAACATGTCACTCATAGGAATTACTCTAAAATATGACCGACATTCGCACTGTGTTTTGAAGTTTCCACCTTCCTTAATTAAGTCATAATAAGATTGAATGAAATGGCCGGTGTGAAAATGTTGTTTCCCTATAAAGATTCTTTATACATGGATTCAAATCCCAACCACTTTGGACCAACATATCAGTATTACCGTCTCTCCTGACACATTTGAAACTATAATTAAATAACAGCTTTTATGTCCATCAAAATTCTACTTGTATGGTTGTACCTGTTCCGCTAATAAAGttatcaatttaaattaaataaataggaAAAACAAGCACCCTATATGATTATTGCATTTCTTCATGTTCCTTACTGGCAACCCACCATTTCCTTTGTAAGTAATTTTATTCTATCAAACATATCACAACATAAATCTTTTCTAATTCAATGTTACATTGTATAGTATAGTAGAAATTGACAGGGTCTCACTGTTTAGAATATTCAATCAAAACACTCACCTACAGTAAACACTGACTTCTTTTTTCTTTAATACACCATTAAAAAGCTTAAAATAGATTAACAGTACCCCTTTCTTGATCAAACACAAAGCTACGTAAGGTATTGAATTCTCTTTTAAGCTGTTGCAATGGGAGCAGTTGCTTCCCTGGCTTTCATGGCTTCAAACCTGGGCTCCTTGGCCTGGAATTTAAGCACTGCGTAAAGCTTCATGTAATCTTCGAACACAAATTTTGGGTACAATcctttcttctcttcttcttctttctccaCCAGGGCTGGCGCCGGGTAGATAATGGCGTCGCTGCCGGGGTTATAGAACGAAGCTATCGACAGGCGAGCCCCGTCGGTTTGGGCGATCACCCTGTGCTCCACGCTCTTGTATTTGCCATTGGTGATCACCTCCAGCTGGTCTCCCAGGTTGATCACGATAGAGTGGCGCAACGGGGGGACATCCACCCATTCCCCGTTTTTAAGAACCTGAAGGCCGCCCACTTGGGGGTCTTGGAACAGCAAGATGATGCCACCGGCGTCCGTGTGGGCTCTGAGTCCCTTGATTTTGTCTGGGGTGGGACATGGTGGGTAGTTGCTAACTTTGGTGCCAAAGGTGGGACCTTTTGCCCCGTAGAAAGCCTTTTTCAGATATCCTTTTTCTAGACCAAGGTTCTCACAGAACAAGTCCAGCAGCTCCTCTGCTAGTTTCTCCAATTTCAATGCAAATTCTTTCATCACCTTCCTGTATTCATCGGTTAGATCTGGGATTTCAGCCATGTTTGATTCAGGGAGATGGCGCAAATAGAAAGTACTTTCCCAGTCCATATCAGTAACCTCAGCCTGGAGACCCTCAAGGGCCTTGCTTGCCACCAGTTCCTTAAACCTTTGCTCCATGCATTTCTTGTAATGCTCCTTCGTCAAGCTTTCCACTCTGTCCATAAAATCATAGGGAATCCCATGGTTCAATACCTGCACCAAATGAACCGCGCTAATAATTAGCAAAAATCTACCAAGGAGAATAGagtatatgtacatataaagtaGCAATCGGTACCTCAAAGAAGCCCCAGTTCTCGCAGGCATCTTTGATTAGATCCATGGTTGCTGCTCTCTCGCCATTCAGTTTCTCCAAGTTGATCACTGGGAATTTTGCCATTTCTCttgccacttttttttttttttctctctaaaaATCTCTCAGAGTGACGCTGTTTTACGTTGGGGGTGTTATTATGCAAAAGCTTAGATTTGTTTAATGAAGAATGGAGGGAAGGGGtatggtggtatttatagatagTTTTGGAAGTGAGGTTTAAAGGTATATAATTCAAGTGGATGTCGGCTTGTGGATCAGAAATTATTAGTATCAACAAATTAACAAAGGAAGAAAGGAGGAAATATGGAAAATAATACTACTACTGGTACAAGCATAACTCcaattttaaaatcatttcttAAATGTGGTACTTAAAAAGTAaagcctttttttaaaaaaaaaaagagtcatAAGCTACTTTACAAAAGGTATGATTGAAagtaaaataataagataatacAATTAGAAGTAGATACATTatctaataattaatatatttatgaaattttttatatttgagtGATTATATTCGAATTTTGTCATAAATAAATATCAtgtataatttttcaaaattattttagaTTTAATATTATCGTATACAAGCCATGCTCAAATTTATTCCATATAAgtctaaatatataaatttaaatataaaatacttGTTAAAAGTATATTAGAAAAATCAAACAAAATCTAAGGCTAAAACTGATTTGCGACGTTGAAGTAGCTATCAACTCTTAGGAGCTTTGTGTGTTGGGTTTGGACACATTTTGATGGCTGTTTTTGAGCCATTTCTTTCTTAATATTTGACCAAAATTAATTTGGTCCACTCCTTTGATTAAGTTAAGAATTTATTGGTAACCAAAGGAAGGTGCATAGCTCTTTCGCACCATTCCACTCCTTGACCGTCAAATAAATTTATAGTGtatgtatttcataaaaattaaaatttagaataAATTATACAAATGGTCACGCAATTATATTTGTGTTCCTGTTTTAgtcactcaattttaaaaattttcaatatagCACTAATGTTTGAGTTTGTTCTTGTTTTGGTTATCTACTATTAAATTGATAGCGAAAAGCTTTTTCTAATtaatataataacacatttagtcccCAATACTTActtattctatcaatttgatcctaattttaaataatttaataaatttaacattcaTATTTACAAATTCTATAAACTTCTTAACCAAAGCTTTCAACGTTTAAAACAAAGTCATGCCACAtctattaattgttttatttatggTTGAAATTGTCCAATTTGGTACATAACCCTTTTGTTTATATTTTCAAGATGTTGGTGTTAGAAATTAACTAAAcaacattaaaaataatagaaaatacaaattaaaaatatactatatagtaaatttatataaataaattaatatttgtaaaaataaaatttcactcTAACTagaataattttagtttttaattaatttggtaAATTATTTTACACTAAATCAAATTATTAGTGATACGTACTACTTATTGtggatttaaaataaaaaataattcaaaataaatgaaGCACATAATAATCTATTAATCAATTTATAACTAAAAAATCATAATCAATGTAACAAAAGGAAATTCAATTCATTCTTTCACCTTTTTTTtcttatgaaaaattaaatgttatatttttttCTTATACAATTATTGATTAAACAATTGAATTTTTCAAATCCATATTTTTAACTCggatttaattttcaatttcaagTACCAACTTCAAGTACTATTTCTATGTACCTTAAAGGAAATATCATACCGTTAACAATAATAGTAAAGGTTTGTTTGATAGATTGTTGaaaaattaaatctattaaaaatattaattttcaataTATTTAATCATTATTCATGTTTgataatccaaaataaaaacaACCTAATAGAATTTTTTCTATAAAAAGCTGTGGAAAATAATAAGTAGACAAGAGCTATTTATCAAGGGaatattttcaattaattcaattattatttattgattttaatattACATTATCTTATAAAACTTTGTgtctaaaatttgattttttaaaaataaagtgaaatgtttaaaattaaggataaaatgtagaatataatttctttataattttaattttatatttatcaaacaatttaattatattgcataattaattttaagtaatatatcaaacaattttataacttaaattcaaGACTTAAATTTTCAATACTTATTTTTTCAGCACTTAATTTTTGAGTTCATCAAACAACAACTAAATCTAAAGAGTTTTTTTTTAGGGTTAGGTCAAGAGTGCTCTCTCTTAGTATCCCAAAGAAACAGGACTAGCTGTGGTTGGGGCGGAGTACAGCGATGACTTCTTTCCAATATGGCGAGAGACGAGATTTCCCTATTAGCAGAAGAACTAATATAGTTGAACATATAGAGTTATTTGGTTGTACCGAAAAGTAACTTATCATTATTATGCTCTGTGTGGACGAGGAAATCATACAATCCGGATAGTTTTCGTGCACAACTGAGAAGTATATGAAAAACGAGGAGAAAATTTGAAATCCAAGTGGTTGGGCAGAATCTGTTTCAGATCTCATTCGAGGAAGAGAACGATTTAGAAATGATTATGGAAGGCAGACCGTGGCTATTTAGAAGACAATTGATAATTTTTGACAGATTGAAGGAGGCGACAGAAAGAAGCAATATCAAATTAATTTTCTCCCCGTTTCGGCTCAAAATTGGCCCTTGTCCACCAGAATGTGAAAAGAAAGATTTGATGCACGCAATAGGTTCTACTTTTGGAGGGAGATAAAAAGTGATGTTTGTTAGTTGAAAGTTCAGCTGAATGCTCGGAAACCACTTCGGAGGGGAATTTTTATTGCAATTGGTGATCAAGGAAAAGTTTGGCTCCCCTTTAAATATGAAGCCCTACCAAATTTTTGCTTCAGCTGTGGTTGTATGGGACA belongs to Gossypium arboreum isolate Shixiya-1 chromosome 7, ASM2569848v2, whole genome shotgun sequence and includes:
- the LOC108482076 gene encoding 1-aminocyclopropane-1-carboxylate oxidase 3-like, translated to MAKFPVINLEKLNGERAATMDLIKDACENWGFFEVLNHGIPYDFMDRVESLTKEHYKKCMEQRFKELVASKALEGLQAEVTDMDWESTFYLRHLPESNMAEIPDLTDEYRKVMKEFALKLEKLAEELLDLFCENLGLEKGYLKKAFYGAKGPTFGTKVSNYPPCPTPDKIKGLRAHTDAGGIILLFQDPQVGGLQVLKNGEWVDVPPLRHSIVINLGDQLEVITNGKYKSVEHRVIAQTDGARLSIASFYNPGSDAIIYPAPALVEKEEEEKKGLYPKFVFEDYMKLYAVLKFQAKEPRFEAMKAREATAPIATA